In Tachysurus vachellii isolate PV-2020 chromosome 1, HZAU_Pvac_v1, whole genome shotgun sequence, a genomic segment contains:
- the rrp36 gene encoding ribosomal RNA processing protein 36 homolog yields the protein MASKKRQNLQIASQSQKKTHKKELETASFDNDNDGEEEKDEDALEMERNFALLSKRGSVQSLERTEEESDEAVDYEENADEDDHGEDFVNQRERERNPPDSVKAGFTPDLSTMSFEEIMRLQSKIGTKACNKLIRKHKTNETEKKKNPGPAKRSNKDRPEEISAKKPVAFLRRVGSVKAPILRDPRFDDLSGEFKPEVFSQTYKFINDIREREAEMVKKKLKKIKSNAKKEEMKSFLKRLENQKRNLERRDQQREKELGYKKKQRVLVGDGHRPFYLKKSEQKKLQLAEKYSALKKSGKLENFMSKKRKRNAVKDRRRMPRNTEGGSVASSKRK from the exons ATGGCGTCCAAGAAAAGGCAAAATCTCCAGATTGcaagtcaaagtcaaaagaaaacacataaaaaagaaCTTGAAACTGCATCATTTGACAACGACAATGATGGTGAGGAAGAGAAGGATGAGGATGCTTTAGAGATGGAAAGAAACTTTGCTTTGCTCAGTAAACGCGGTTCAGTGCAATCATTAGAGAGGACCGAGGAGGAATCTGATGAAGCAGTTGATTATGAGGAAAACGCAGACGAAGATGATCACGGTGAGGATTTTGTGAACCAAAGAGAACGTGAGCGAAACCCCCCCGACTCCGTCAAAGCTGGGTTTACACCAG ATCTGTCAACGATGTCATTTGAAGAGATCATGAGGTTACAAAGCAAAATTGGAACTAAGGCATGTAATAAGCTTATTCGTAAGCATAAAACCAacgagacagagaaaaagaagaatccAGGACCGGCAAAACGATCGAACAAGGACAG ACCAGAAGAGATTTCAGCCAAGAAACCGGTTGCTTTTCTGAGAAGAGTGGGATCCGTCAAGGCACCT ATTTTGAGGGATCCTCGTTTTGATGATCTTTCAGGTGAATTTAAACCAGAAGTGTTCAGCCAGACGTACAAGTTCATCAACGACATCAGAGAACGAGAAGCAGAG ATGGTGaagaaaaagctgaagaaaatcaaatcaaatgccaaaaaagaggaaatgaaatcTTTTCTAAAGAGACTG GAGAACCAAAAGCGTAACCTTGAAAGACGTGATcagcagagagagaaggagcttGGCTATAAGAAGAAGCAGAGAGTGCTTGTGGGGGATGGACACCGACCTTTCTATCTCAAGAAAT CCGAGCAGAAGAAACTGCAATTAGCCGAAAAGTACAGCGCGCTGAAAAAGAGCGGGAAGCTGGAGAACTTCATGAGCAAGAAGAGAAAACGAAACGCTGTTAAGGACCGAAGGAGGATGCCCCGGAATACAGAAGGTGGATCGGTCGCATCAAGCAAACGGAAATAA